A single Primulina eburnea isolate SZY01 chromosome 11, ASM2296580v1, whole genome shotgun sequence DNA region contains:
- the LOC140805398 gene encoding uncharacterized protein — translation MTRGSSKGSKVLVRGHGLVWDEAERGPSIFTTTTRNPLSIILDQNKLTSPNYNDWFQNLEIVLNLENIVHVLDKKPPRETPSDISETELAKLEKWWDHDLQAKSYMLASMSNELQKRFEEAVNAADIHLHLKELYGVQTRSERHDNVKELITTCLRDGDSVHEYSVPIGSLRNKEK, via the exons ATGACTCGAGGCAGCTCGAAGGGAAGCAAG GTGCTGGTTCGAGGGCATGGGCTCGTCTGGGACGAGGCTGAGCGTGGTCCAAG TATATTTACGACGACGACTCGTAACCCGCTTTCAATAATTCTCGATCAAAACAAGTTGACTAGCCCTAACTATAATGACTGGTTTCAAAACTTAGAGATTGTTCTGAACTTGGAAAATATTGTGCATGTGCTTGATAAAAAGCCACCGAGGGAAACACCTTCAGATATCAGTGAGACTGAGTTGGCTAAGCTTGAGAAATGGTGGgaccatgatcttcaagctaagaGCTACATGTTGGCTTCTATGTCGAATGAACTTCAAAAGAGGTTCGAGGAGGcggtgaatgctgctgacattcacctTCATTTGAAAGAACTGTATGGTGTACAAACTCGCTCAGAGAGACATGATAATGTTAAAGAACTCATAACTACATGCTTGCGAGATGGGGATTCAGTCCATGAGTATAGTGTTCCGATTGGCTCACTTCGCAACAAAGAGAAGTAG